TTCGGTTGCCTGGCCTTCCGCCGAAGGCAACTTTGGCAGGGTGGTGGCCGCCATCGCCGCTTCGGCTACTGCCTGCAACGGGCTGCCGATTGAGGCCTCTACGGCGGCCACTACTGCCCCTTCAACCAGGGGGGCGCTGCTAATCATCACCGGGCAGTCACGATCTTGCTTGAAGAGTTCCAGCGCCATCTCGGCGGCAAGGCCAGCACTGCCGAGATCGAGCAAGACCAGGACTCCCTCGGGACTGGCCGCCTGCCGCAGGGCCTGGAGAATTTTGTCGAC
The sequence above is a segment of the Thermogemmatispora onikobensis genome. Coding sequences within it:
- the dhaM gene encoding dihydroxyacetone kinase phosphoryl donor subunit DhaM, with amino-acid sequence MTVGLVIVSHSARLAEGVVELAGQMAQGKVVIAPAGGTLEGGLGTSVDKILQALRQAASPEGVLVLLDLGSAGLAAEMALELFKQDRDCPVMISSAPLVEGAVVAAVEASIGSPLQAVAEAAMAATTLPKLPSAEGQATEEATPDDKPTGNRT